In Reichenbachiella agarivorans, one genomic interval encodes:
- a CDS encoding CmpA/NrtA family ABC transporter substrate-binding protein — protein sequence MKKVYNHFLLRLSAFAALMFLLSQCGSKKSETTAVEVSDATSQTVQLDIEKPELTFGFIKLTDMAPLAIAKELGYFEDEGLFVTIEAQSNWKNILDRVIDGQLDGAHMLAGQPIAAGAGFGRQAELVTAFSMDLNGNGITVSNDVWSKMKPNVPVDADGKLIHPIKADALAPVIDEYKKSGKPFKMGMVFPVSTHNYEIRYWLAAAGINPGYYTADNIQGQVDADVLLSVTPPPQMPATLEAGTIYGYCVGEPWNQQAVFKGIGVPVTTNYDIWKNNPEKVFVMTKDFTEKYPNTAIAITKALIRAGKWLDTPGNRPEAVGILSMPAYVGADSVVIANSMTGTFEFEKGDKRSMPDFNVFFRYHATYPFYSDGTWFLTQMRRWGQIPESKPAEWYSETIKDIYRPDIWEKAAKLLLAEGYLSQDEIPVTDGYKPASSDFIDGTSYDGKDPIGYINSFEIGNKD from the coding sequence ATGAAAAAGGTATACAACCATTTCCTACTCAGACTCAGTGCCTTTGCCGCACTGATGTTCTTGCTCAGCCAATGTGGTAGCAAGAAATCAGAAACAACTGCTGTAGAAGTCTCTGACGCTACGTCACAGACAGTACAGCTAGACATTGAAAAGCCAGAATTGACTTTTGGCTTCATCAAATTGACTGACATGGCTCCTCTCGCTATAGCTAAGGAATTGGGCTATTTCGAGGATGAAGGGCTCTTCGTTACCATCGAAGCTCAATCCAATTGGAAAAACATATTGGATAGAGTAATCGATGGACAACTAGATGGTGCACACATGCTTGCAGGACAGCCTATCGCTGCTGGAGCTGGATTTGGACGGCAAGCAGAGTTGGTGACAGCATTCTCTATGGATCTCAACGGCAATGGAATCACTGTATCCAACGATGTTTGGTCTAAAATGAAGCCAAATGTGCCTGTAGATGCAGATGGAAAATTGATTCACCCCATCAAAGCAGATGCACTAGCACCTGTGATCGACGAATACAAAAAAAGCGGTAAACCATTCAAAATGGGAATGGTATTCCCAGTATCTACGCACAATTACGAAATCAGATATTGGCTAGCAGCGGCAGGAATCAACCCTGGATATTACACTGCAGACAATATCCAAGGTCAAGTAGATGCAGATGTATTGCTATCAGTCACTCCTCCTCCACAAATGCCCGCCACGCTAGAAGCAGGCACCATCTATGGATACTGTGTCGGAGAACCATGGAATCAACAGGCTGTCTTCAAAGGAATTGGTGTGCCAGTGACGACCAACTATGACATTTGGAAAAACAATCCAGAAAAGGTATTTGTGATGACCAAAGACTTTACCGAAAAGTACCCAAATACGGCGATAGCGATCACCAAAGCATTGATCAGGGCAGGCAAATGGTTGGACACACCAGGCAACCGACCTGAGGCTGTCGGTATATTATCTATGCCAGCCTATGTAGGAGCTGATTCAGTAGTAATTGCCAACTCAATGACGGGCACTTTCGAATTCGAAAAAGGTGACAAACGCTCTATGCCAGATTTCAACGTATTCTTCAGGTACCATGCGACCTACCCATTCTACTCAGATGGCACTTGGTTCTTGACACAAATGAGACGATGGGGACAAATCCCAGAGTCGAAACCAGCCGAATGGTACTCAGAGACTATCAAAGATATCTACAGACCTGACATCTGGGAAAAAGCAGCTAAGCTCTTGTTGGCTGAAGGCTATTTGTCTCAAGATGAAATTCCAGTAACAGATGGCTACAAACCCGCTTCTTCGGATTTCATCGATGGTACCAGCTATGATGGCAAAGACCCAATTGGTTACATCAACAGCTTCGAAATAGGCAACAAAGATTAA
- a CDS encoding ABC transporter permease, translated as MKDKIIKAIRFCGLGFLEPLIRLINGEEPKKNTTAFVKRALFPLFSVILFLGIWHSGATYLFNKEADRKIEKALTDQGEEAAVAMKTCIESGSVSCQPNTLPSPKQVWGAYLALLADHKLIAQKKEDFAKKTEKVNAKRAENGQDPISYTGRPSFVDQIKTSIKTVFAGFLLAAFIAIPIGIIIGLSSTLRTSFNWLIQIFKPVSPVVWLLLVFMIIKTLITDPNIDKSFMISFISVGLCAMWATLINTSMGVSTVDKDFMNVSKVLKLSVGKNIFKVILPASIPLIFTGLRITLSVAWMVLIAIELLAQSPGLGSFVWEEFQNGANDSNAKIIVAMFVIGFIGFALDRIMMTIQKFMSFDKATVA; from the coding sequence ATGAAAGATAAGATTATAAAAGCAATCCGATTTTGTGGACTTGGCTTCTTAGAACCACTCATTCGCCTAATCAATGGTGAAGAACCTAAAAAAAACACTACCGCATTTGTAAAACGTGCATTGTTTCCTTTATTCTCCGTAATACTCTTCTTGGGTATATGGCACAGTGGTGCCACTTATTTGTTCAACAAAGAAGCGGATAGAAAAATAGAAAAAGCATTGACAGATCAGGGAGAAGAAGCCGCAGTAGCGATGAAGACCTGTATCGAATCCGGTAGCGTAAGCTGCCAGCCCAACACCCTGCCATCTCCCAAACAAGTATGGGGAGCATACCTGGCACTCTTGGCAGATCACAAATTGATCGCACAGAAAAAAGAAGACTTTGCCAAGAAAACGGAGAAAGTCAATGCCAAAAGAGCTGAAAATGGACAAGACCCTATCTCATACACGGGTCGCCCTTCATTTGTAGATCAAATCAAAACCAGCATCAAGACTGTATTTGCAGGGTTTTTATTGGCGGCATTCATCGCCATTCCTATCGGTATTATCATCGGATTGAGTTCTACACTACGCACTTCGTTCAACTGGTTGATTCAGATATTCAAGCCTGTGTCACCCGTAGTTTGGTTGCTATTGGTCTTTATGATCATCAAAACCCTGATCACAGACCCCAACATCGACAAGTCATTCATGATCTCCTTCATCAGTGTCGGTCTCTGCGCCATGTGGGCGACACTAATCAACACCAGCATGGGGGTCTCTACCGTGGACAAAGACTTCATGAATGTCTCGAAAGTCTTAAAACTGTCTGTGGGTAAAAACATATTCAAAGTGATCCTTCCAGCTTCTATCCCGCTGATATTCACTGGCTTGAGAATCACCCTCTCTGTGGCTTGGATGGTATTGATTGCGATAGAATTGCTGGCCCAAAGTCCAGGATTAGGTTCATTTGTTTGGGAGGAATTTCAAAATGGTGCCAACGACTCCAATGCCAAAATCATAGTAGCCATGTTCGTCATTGGGTTCATCGGTTTTGCACTGGATAGAATCATGATGACCATCCAGAAATTCATGTCCTTTGACAAAGCCACAGTGGCATAA
- a CDS encoding ABC transporter ATP-binding protein: MAFLELNNVSKSYGTGKDKVDVLKNINLHIEEGEFVAIVGFTGSGKTTLVNLINGLLFPDSGEVLLNGKPIEGPGPDRGVVFQNYSLLPWLSVRDNVKLAIDEVYSKSSSKEKKEIIEKYVAMVNLSHAIDKKPGELSGGMRQRVSVARALAMNPDMLVMDEPLSALDALTRGSLQEEIVKIWGEDKKTCLLITNDVDEGIVMADRIIPLNPGPNATLGPEFKVGFERPRVITEINKDPNYKLLRNKVIEYLIEVGSSRKQSTTKEILLPDLKPIMPGRIQWGRKKQKVKYF, encoded by the coding sequence ATGGCATTTCTAGAATTAAATAATGTAAGCAAGTCCTACGGAACGGGAAAGGACAAAGTTGACGTTCTCAAAAACATCAACCTGCACATCGAAGAAGGTGAGTTTGTAGCGATCGTGGGTTTCACAGGCAGTGGCAAAACCACCCTCGTCAACTTAATCAACGGTCTACTATTTCCTGATTCGGGAGAAGTATTGCTTAACGGCAAACCCATCGAAGGACCAGGTCCAGACCGAGGAGTTGTCTTTCAAAATTACTCCCTACTGCCATGGCTTAGTGTCCGAGACAACGTCAAATTGGCCATTGATGAAGTGTATTCAAAATCCAGCAGCAAGGAAAAGAAAGAGATCATTGAAAAATATGTCGCCATGGTCAATCTGTCTCACGCCATAGACAAAAAGCCTGGTGAACTCTCTGGAGGGATGAGACAAAGAGTCTCTGTAGCACGCGCCTTGGCCATGAATCCAGACATGCTGGTCATGGACGAACCACTATCAGCACTAGATGCATTGACCAGAGGTTCCTTGCAAGAAGAAATTGTAAAAATATGGGGAGAAGACAAAAAAACCTGTCTACTCATCACCAACGACGTGGACGAAGGTATCGTCATGGCAGACAGGATCATTCCTCTCAACCCAGGACCCAATGCTACCTTAGGGCCAGAGTTCAAAGTGGGATTTGAAAGACCTCGCGTCATTACAGAAATCAACAAGGATCCCAACTACAAGCTATTGAGAAACAAGGTGATCGAATACCTGATTGAAGTCGGTTCTTCCAGAAAACAAAGCACGACAAAAGAAATATTGTTGCCAGATCTAAAACCCATCATGCCTGGAAGGATACAATGGGGACGGAAAAAACAAAAAGTAAAATATTTCTAA
- a CDS encoding ABC transporter ATP-binding protein codes for MEVLEKEIIQQKANKTGIDTRPEMLVCQDITKIYPAPKGDYTVLADLQLSIKQGEFISIIGHSGCGKSTLLSMIAGLNDISGGKVLLDEEEIRGAGPDRAVVFQSPSLFPWLTTLQNVMIGVKQVFPHADKKQKMDICKYYLDKVGLANDLHKRANELSQGMQQRVGIARAFALKPKVLLLDEPFGMLDSLTRGELQDVLLEVWQKEQITALMVTHDVDESIFLADRVIMMTSGPFAKIGDELRIPFERPRDRVHVLEHEDYYDYRSYLMNFLNH; via the coding sequence ATGGAAGTTTTAGAAAAAGAAATCATACAACAGAAAGCCAACAAAACGGGCATAGATACACGACCTGAAATGTTGGTATGCCAAGACATTACCAAAATCTATCCCGCTCCAAAGGGGGATTATACTGTACTCGCAGACCTACAATTATCGATCAAGCAAGGAGAATTTATCTCTATCATCGGACACTCAGGCTGTGGGAAGTCCACTCTGCTATCCATGATCGCAGGGCTCAACGACATCAGTGGTGGCAAAGTACTCTTAGATGAAGAAGAGATCCGAGGAGCCGGACCAGATAGAGCAGTCGTATTCCAGTCACCTAGTCTTTTTCCATGGCTGACCACACTCCAAAATGTAATGATCGGTGTGAAACAGGTATTCCCTCACGCTGACAAAAAGCAAAAAATGGATATCTGCAAATACTATCTAGATAAGGTAGGATTAGCCAATGATCTACACAAAAGAGCCAATGAGCTATCTCAAGGCATGCAACAGCGCGTAGGAATTGCTCGAGCATTTGCACTTAAACCGAAAGTTTTGTTACTTGACGAACCTTTTGGGATGTTGGATTCTTTAACTAGGGGTGAATTGCAAGATGTGCTGTTAGAAGTATGGCAAAAAGAGCAGATCACCGCCCTCATGGTCACCCATGATGTAGATGAATCCATCTTCTTAGCGGATCGTGTGATCATGATGACCAGTGGTCCATTTGCCAAAATTGGCGATGAGCTAAGAATTCCATTCGAAAGGCCTAGAGATAGAGTCCATGTGTTGGAGCATGAAGACTACTATGACTACAGAAGCTATTTGATGAATTTTCTAAACCACTGA
- a CDS encoding type IV pili methyl-accepting chemotaxis transducer N-terminal domain-containing protein, producing the protein MKKLSLQYLLFLAILTVAIVTSQILVQKTISDSKSDSRIINISGRQRMLSQKITKAALKLQDSKTREEYYSTKQELSNAAELWTQSHKALQFGNENIDVTDMNKSERLLELFVEIQPYYADILAAVEDIKKIGFSRSTQETQMQQLNQSTQIILDNEASFLKLMNDITFEYDRLASRKVEQLSISEYTLLAVALILILLEAFFIFRPMIKSAKKKETEISELHEYVQKSITFLGQTEQEKHYASSQINEANEKINELVAANYELKRKLNELENTKGEKKEKETPVKRKKKDTTKKQSL; encoded by the coding sequence ATGAAAAAACTGTCCCTACAGTACTTACTGTTTCTTGCAATCCTGACAGTAGCCATAGTGACAAGCCAAATTTTAGTTCAAAAAACCATCTCTGACAGCAAATCAGACTCCCGTATCATCAACATATCGGGTAGACAACGGATGCTCAGTCAAAAGATAACCAAGGCCGCACTCAAACTACAGGATAGCAAGACTAGGGAAGAGTATTATTCAACCAAACAAGAATTGAGCAATGCCGCTGAACTATGGACTCAGTCGCATAAGGCGCTGCAATTTGGCAATGAAAACATAGATGTCACGGACATGAACAAGTCCGAGCGTCTTTTGGAGCTATTTGTAGAGATACAACCTTACTATGCGGACATCTTGGCTGCCGTCGAAGACATCAAAAAAATTGGTTTCTCTCGTAGCACCCAAGAGACGCAAATGCAACAACTCAATCAAAGTACCCAGATAATTCTGGACAATGAAGCCAGCTTTTTGAAACTGATGAATGATATCACATTCGAGTATGACCGTCTGGCCTCTCGCAAAGTTGAACAACTATCCATATCAGAATACACCTTGTTGGCAGTGGCATTGATCCTCATTCTTTTGGAGGCATTCTTTATTTTCCGTCCCATGATCAAAAGTGCCAAAAAGAAAGAAACCGAAATCTCAGAACTGCACGAATACGTCCAAAAGTCGATTACTTTCCTAGGACAAACCGAACAAGAAAAACATTATGCCTCATCACAAATCAATGAGGCCAATGAAAAAATCAATGAACTCGTAGCGGCCAATTATGAACTCAAAAGGAAGCTGAACGAACTAGAAAATACCAAAGGAGAAAAGAAGGAGAAAGAAACTCCCGTTAAGCGCAAAAAGAAGGATACAACCAAAAAACAATCCTTGTAA
- the amt gene encoding ammonium transporter, which translates to MNTFLTGLITLIASPPDPNVVESLNLIQLNLDDLWVLVAAALVFFMQAGFKVLETGLVKKEHRSGIGAKNLLDWVAGSIAFFLVGFAIMFGDSTNGIFGFHYFAGDSIDTGKILIFFLFQLAFAGTALTIVSGAMSGRTGVVAYFIVSLITATIIYPVFGHWAWGNLWVTDNEPWLASLGFMDFAGSTVVHSTGAWVAVMGIYMVGPRLGRYDAYGRIQPTKASDYAYSILGVMILWLGWWGFNGGSTLAFNNDVPQIILNTNLAGAGACFSAFFHAYLFQKKTDVIEKIAGGSLTGLVAITACCNVVTPISSLIIGLLAGVIHNIFYVIIAEKWKLDDPVGAIAVHGIGGVFGTLCVALFGQEELLVHSRWIQLGTQFIGIATCFIFTTFVSYIVFSIIKKTIGLRVSPVEEKIGSFVGNSSMDVEINEIDDQKVAQVSIRVSDKGYNIYSVIEYLSINQERRKKMISEDRVRYMDEMGSIIPPLVAVRQMGLMLDSMKEKATAERDELRNKQEEYDNSLQHMGSLQNALLEDESSLKDLFEDSFLIFQPQKKVSGDFYWFKQISEYKIVIVSNCTGKGVSGGFLGMLGISLVKEIFSSNKLLYPDKVLKLLDKKFEHSLKTRTLSVKMKDAMDVSIIIVDELKQKIYFSGANNSVMHVAGNTINEYQGAKWPIGQFPEDEKGKFSREVISYLPGESIYLYTNGYYHQTNINEKPLGLDSFKSQLKLVQNMESETQKTILMDDFKEWKGSEEQKDDVLVIGIKLR; encoded by the coding sequence ATGAACACATTTTTAACAGGCCTGATAACCCTGATCGCATCCCCACCCGACCCCAATGTAGTAGAAAGTCTAAATTTAATTCAGCTCAATCTTGATGACCTATGGGTGCTAGTAGCGGCAGCCTTGGTATTCTTTATGCAAGCAGGATTCAAGGTTTTGGAGACTGGTCTGGTCAAAAAAGAACACCGATCTGGTATTGGTGCCAAAAATTTGCTCGACTGGGTAGCGGGCAGTATTGCCTTCTTTCTCGTCGGCTTTGCCATCATGTTTGGGGACTCAACCAATGGCATCTTTGGATTTCACTATTTCGCTGGCGACTCCATCGACACTGGCAAAATCCTCATTTTCTTCCTTTTTCAACTTGCATTTGCAGGCACCGCGTTGACTATTGTATCTGGTGCTATGTCAGGTAGGACAGGTGTAGTTGCCTACTTTATAGTCTCATTGATCACGGCCACCATTATCTATCCTGTGTTTGGACACTGGGCTTGGGGCAATCTGTGGGTGACAGACAATGAGCCTTGGCTGGCAAGCCTTGGTTTTATGGATTTTGCAGGGTCAACAGTCGTTCACTCCACGGGAGCCTGGGTGGCTGTAATGGGCATCTACATGGTAGGGCCAAGACTCGGTAGATATGACGCCTACGGTCGTATCCAACCTACCAAAGCCTCTGATTATGCCTACAGTATTCTAGGAGTCATGATACTCTGGCTAGGTTGGTGGGGATTCAATGGAGGCAGTACCTTGGCGTTTAACAATGACGTACCACAAATCATCCTCAATACAAATCTGGCAGGAGCAGGAGCATGTTTTTCAGCATTCTTCCATGCCTATCTTTTTCAGAAAAAAACTGACGTGATCGAAAAGATTGCAGGTGGTAGTTTGACTGGTCTGGTGGCCATAACAGCCTGTTGCAATGTAGTGACTCCTATATCCAGCTTGATCATTGGTCTACTCGCTGGTGTGATACACAACATATTCTATGTGATTATAGCTGAAAAATGGAAGCTAGACGATCCTGTAGGTGCCATAGCAGTACACGGTATTGGAGGTGTATTTGGGACACTCTGTGTAGCCCTTTTTGGACAAGAAGAGCTGCTCGTGCACAGCAGGTGGATACAGCTTGGTACACAATTCATCGGCATAGCCACTTGCTTTATATTCACGACTTTTGTCTCCTACATTGTGTTTTCGATCATCAAAAAAACCATCGGTCTCAGGGTATCTCCTGTAGAGGAAAAAATCGGGTCGTTTGTAGGCAACAGTTCTATGGATGTAGAAATCAATGAAATTGATGATCAAAAAGTAGCACAGGTTTCTATCAGAGTCAGTGACAAAGGCTACAACATCTACTCTGTCATCGAGTACCTCTCAATCAATCAGGAAAGAAGGAAAAAAATGATCTCGGAGGATCGTGTCAGATACATGGACGAAATGGGGAGCATTATCCCACCATTAGTTGCTGTGCGACAAATGGGTCTCATGCTGGATAGTATGAAAGAAAAAGCCACTGCCGAGCGCGATGAACTCCGCAACAAGCAGGAAGAGTACGACAATTCTCTACAGCATATGGGGAGCCTCCAAAATGCACTGTTGGAAGACGAGTCTTCGTTGAAGGATCTCTTTGAGGATTCCTTCCTCATCTTCCAACCGCAAAAAAAGGTATCAGGAGATTTCTATTGGTTCAAACAAATCTCAGAGTACAAAATTGTCATTGTATCCAATTGTACAGGCAAGGGGGTATCTGGTGGATTTTTGGGCATGCTGGGTATTTCTTTGGTCAAAGAAATTTTTAGTTCCAACAAACTCCTGTACCCAGACAAAGTACTAAAACTCCTGGATAAGAAATTTGAGCATTCGCTCAAAACCAGAACACTCAGCGTCAAAATGAAAGATGCGATGGATGTTTCGATCATTATTGTCGATGAGTTGAAACAAAAAATATACTTCTCTGGAGCCAACAATAGTGTCATGCACGTAGCAGGAAACACTATCAATGAATACCAGGGTGCAAAATGGCCTATCGGACAATTCCCAGAAGATGAAAAAGGGAAATTTAGCAGAGAGGTGATCTCTTATCTACCGGGCGAGTCCATCTATCTCTACACGAATGGTTATTATCATCAAACTAACATAAATGAAAAACCATTAGGTTTGGACAGTTTCAAATCACAACTCAAGTTGGTACAAAACATGGAGTCAGAAACACAAAAAACCATCTTGATGGATGACTTCAAGGAATGGAAGGGAAGTGAAGAACAAAAAGATGATGTGTTGGTAATTGGAATAAAACTACGATAA
- a CDS encoding MFS transporter, which translates to MRTFHLSWIAFFLCFFGWFAHAPLMNSTIGPDMGLSHAQKITAFIASVGITIIARLVIGNLCDKIGPRKSYTYLLAFGAIVVAGSSLAYNWETYLISRMAIGVIGASFVITQYHTTKMFAPNVVGIANATTAGWGNLGGGVTQAMMPLIASGMLAIGFAESELSKWRPAMVVPAVIMLVVAYLYWKYTEDTPQGNYDSNPSIKPVSQPGESGLFMSAVKDRRVWILFAIYGACFGLELFVNGRAATYYQTKFSLNETTAGIIAALFGLMNLFARSMGGWLGDKFSTTGGLSGRVKWLVMVLFAEGLALILFSRMDMLGLAIGTMIVFSLFVQMAEGATFSVVPFINKKSLGAVAGIVGAGGNVGAVIYAQFLLRSGATLENSFMYFGIAVVAISLLGLGIKFSAADEQAARDEQKKLEEFEKQLANRELKAA; encoded by the coding sequence ATGCGAACATTTCATCTCAGCTGGATCGCCTTCTTCTTGTGCTTCTTTGGCTGGTTTGCGCATGCACCATTGATGAACTCAACCATCGGACCTGACATGGGATTGAGTCACGCACAAAAAATCACAGCTTTCATTGCATCAGTGGGTATCACCATCATTGCACGACTAGTCATCGGCAACCTCTGTGACAAAATCGGTCCACGAAAAAGCTACACCTATTTATTGGCGTTTGGTGCGATCGTAGTGGCGGGATCATCACTAGCCTACAATTGGGAAACCTATTTGATCTCTAGAATGGCCATTGGCGTGATCGGTGCATCCTTCGTGATCACACAGTACCACACGACCAAGATGTTTGCGCCGAATGTAGTAGGAATTGCTAACGCCACCACCGCAGGTTGGGGGAATCTCGGTGGAGGCGTGACGCAAGCCATGATGCCACTGATTGCCTCAGGCATGTTGGCGATTGGTTTTGCAGAATCAGAACTATCCAAATGGAGACCTGCCATGGTAGTACCAGCCGTCATCATGCTAGTTGTAGCCTATCTGTACTGGAAGTACACAGAAGACACCCCACAGGGCAACTATGACAGCAATCCCTCCATCAAACCCGTGAGCCAACCAGGCGAATCAGGACTCTTCATGTCAGCTGTCAAGGATCGCAGAGTTTGGATATTGTTTGCTATCTATGGCGCTTGTTTCGGGCTAGAGCTTTTCGTCAACGGACGAGCAGCGACCTATTATCAAACCAAGTTTAGCCTCAATGAAACTACCGCAGGAATAATTGCTGCATTGTTTGGGCTGATGAACCTTTTTGCGCGCTCGATGGGCGGGTGGTTAGGCGACAAGTTCTCTACCACTGGCGGCCTATCAGGCAGAGTAAAATGGCTCGTGATGGTGCTCTTTGCAGAGGGATTGGCATTGATCCTGTTCTCAAGAATGGATATGCTTGGACTTGCCATTGGTACCATGATCGTCTTCTCGCTTTTCGTCCAAATGGCCGAAGGAGCTACTTTCTCAGTGGTGCCATTCATCAACAAAAAATCTCTCGGGGCAGTGGCGGGGATCGTGGGTGCAGGCGGTAACGTCGGAGCTGTGATCTATGCACAATTCCTACTTAGAAGTGGTGCCACACTGGAAAACAGTTTTATGTACTTTGGTATCGCAGTAGTAGCAATCAGTCTCTTAGGACTGGGCATCAAATTCTCAGCGGCAGACGAGCAAGCAGCCCGAGACGAACAGAAAAAACTAGAAGAATTTGAAAAGCAATTGGCCAATAGGGAATTGAAGGCTGCTTGA
- a CDS encoding NAD(P)/FAD-dependent oxidoreductase yields MLDVIIVGGGLAGLINSILLSRAGLRVCLMEKGSYPFHRVCGEYISNEVKPFLRKHDLYPAELTPSEISKFQLSAISGKKIHTNLDLGGFGISRHNFDLFLARKAKESGVDLMENTKVSDVIWQDGYFEVQAANQQYQSKLVIGAFGKRSQLDARLQRAFMANRSPYIGIKYHIKTDFAKDVIALHNFKDGYCGLSSVGGDVFNLCYLSHRDNLKSRNVEEMEEDVLFNNPHLKAIWANSDFLFDKPLVINEISFEKKKAVENHILMSGDSAGMITPLCGNGMAMAIRSASLLSRLIIDRWNKGEIDRSALEAAYQQIWDYEFSLRLWSGRQFQRLFGSPILSEMAVGLMSNSWLRNRLIGLSHGREFE; encoded by the coding sequence ATGCTAGATGTGATCATCGTAGGGGGTGGATTGGCAGGTTTGATCAATTCGATTTTGTTGTCCAGAGCGGGTCTCAGGGTTTGCTTGATGGAAAAGGGCAGTTACCCTTTCCACCGTGTATGTGGTGAGTACATTTCCAATGAAGTGAAGCCTTTTTTGCGAAAGCATGACTTGTATCCTGCTGAGTTGACGCCTAGTGAAATTAGTAAATTTCAGTTGAGCGCCATCAGTGGAAAAAAGATTCATACAAATCTGGATTTAGGTGGTTTTGGCATCAGTCGCCATAATTTTGACTTGTTCTTGGCTAGGAAGGCCAAAGAATCAGGCGTAGACTTGATGGAAAACACCAAAGTCAGTGATGTCATTTGGCAGGACGGATATTTTGAAGTCCAGGCAGCAAATCAGCAATATCAATCTAAGTTGGTAATAGGAGCTTTCGGGAAAAGAAGCCAACTGGACGCACGCTTGCAGCGGGCATTTATGGCCAATAGGTCGCCATACATTGGGATTAAATACCACATCAAAACGGATTTTGCCAAAGATGTGATTGCCCTTCACAATTTTAAGGACGGTTATTGTGGGCTGAGTAGTGTAGGTGGTGATGTGTTCAATCTTTGCTATTTGAGTCACAGAGATAATCTCAAAAGTCGCAATGTTGAAGAAATGGAGGAGGATGTTTTGTTCAACAACCCTCATCTCAAAGCTATCTGGGCCAACTCGGATTTCCTGTTTGATAAACCACTGGTGATCAACGAGATTTCATTCGAAAAAAAGAAGGCCGTAGAAAATCACATCCTGATGTCTGGGGACTCTGCAGGGATGATCACACCGCTTTGCGGCAATGGGATGGCCATGGCGATTCGTTCGGCAAGTTTACTGAGTAGGTTGATTATAGATCGGTGGAACAAGGGTGAGATTGACAGATCTGCTTTAGAAGCCGCTTATCAACAAATATGGGATTACGAATTTTCTTTACGTCTTTGGTCAGGCCGACAATTTCAGAGGCTATTTGGTAGTCCCATCTTGTCAGAAATGGCCGTGGGTCTGATGTCCAATTCTTGGTTGAGGAACCGATTGATTGGATTGAGTCATGGGAGGGAGTTTGAGTGA
- a CDS encoding GAF domain-containing protein: MAEELKIDQTKSKKEQYEALLPQIAALLSTETDATANLANVAAALKQTFGFLWVGFYLVKGDQLVLGPFQGPIACTRIALGKGVCGTAWKEGLTLVVDNVDEFPGHIACSSDSKSEIVVPIYKNGEIIGVLDVDSEALAHFDEIDHDYLEKLMIDLANHI, encoded by the coding sequence ATGGCGGAGGAATTAAAAATCGATCAAACTAAAAGTAAGAAAGAGCAATACGAGGCCTTGTTGCCACAAATTGCTGCTTTGCTATCTACCGAAACAGATGCCACCGCCAACTTGGCCAATGTAGCTGCTGCGCTCAAGCAAACCTTCGGCTTTCTATGGGTGGGTTTCTATCTGGTCAAAGGAGATCAATTGGTACTTGGTCCATTTCAGGGACCCATCGCCTGTACCCGCATTGCGCTGGGCAAAGGAGTCTGCGGTACAGCTTGGAAAGAAGGACTGACACTTGTCGTAGACAATGTGGACGAATTCCCTGGCCACATAGCCTGTAGCTCTGATTCTAAATCCGAAATCGTAGTGCCTATTTATAAAAACGGAGAAATCATTGGAGTACTTGACGTGGATAGTGAGGCATTGGCTCATTTCGACGAAATCGATCATGACTATTTAGAAAAACTCATGATCGATCTAGCCAATCATATTTAA